A region of Toxorhynchites rutilus septentrionalis strain SRP chromosome 1, ASM2978413v1, whole genome shotgun sequence DNA encodes the following proteins:
- the LOC129763596 gene encoding uncharacterized protein LOC129763596, which yields MMLMTDSGNESEERVESLFSDNLEKTSELLAEALQTYSDSDAESDIYSKMNEFDVVFHDPKDKSGPQGEDRKELVPKGEFLIDSVAPASTTRRVLTSDNSTESYTSSIGNSSVSTQDSETRPNQKFIQINTCKILQRKLELKVERAKRNYRQMYEEQDSIQDLVPKSAPLIPITRLSIPGSRDYQQPLVDVGPISGETDEDDLEQVSFFPRATKKATGAHKRHELSDTFSIQEMTIESDQEDELDFQQCRKLSDSRKYKKILNRGLSGEEGDYLDNDVDDCEDDDDSQNLELLPPKGGYNVKEWAQRALCCFKRNDFIS from the exons atgatgctaatgacCGATAGTGGAAACGAGAGTGAAGAACGTGTCGAGTCGTTGTTTTCGGACAATCTGGAGAAAACCAGTGAACTTCTCGCGGAAGCATTG CAAACATATTCCGACTCGGATGCGGAGAGTGACATTTACTCGAAAATGAACGAGTTTGATGTGGTGTTCCATGATCCGAAGGATAAATCCGGACCCCAGGGAGAAGACCGGAAAGAGCTGGTACCCAAGGGAGAATTTCTCATCGACAGTGTTGCACCAGCATCGACCACAAGGCGGGTTTTGACCAGTGATAATAGCACAGAATCGTACACGTCTTCCATTGGGAATAGTAGCGTATCAACGCAAGACAGTGAAACTCGGCCGAACCAGAAGTTTATCCAGATAAATActtgcaaaatattgcaacgAAAGCTGGAGCTTAAGGTCGAACGTGCAAAGCGTAACTATCGACAGATGTACGAAGAACAGGACTCCATCCAAGACCTTGTGCCTAAGTCGGCGCCATTAATACCAATTACCCGACTATCGATTCCCGGCAGTAGGGACTATCAGCAGCCTCTGGTAGACGTAGGACCAATCTCTGGCGAAACTGATGAGGACGATTTAGAGCAGGTTTCGTTCTTCCCGAGAGCCACGAAAAAAGCAACAGGCGCGCACAAACGGCATGAACTGTCGGACACATTTAGCATACAAGAGATGACCATCGAATCGGACCAAGAGGACGAACTGGACTTCCAGCAGTGCCGCAAACTTTCGGACAGTAGAAAATATAAGAAGATCTTGAACAGAGGACTCAGCGGCGAAGAGGGTGACTATTTGGATAACGACGTCGACGATTGTGAGGATGATGACGACTCGCAGAATTTGGAACTGCTACCGCCGAAGGGAGGATACAATGTGAAGGAATGGGCTCAGCGAGCGTTATGTTGCTTCAAAAGGAACGATTTCATATCATGA